From one Enterobacter kobei genomic stretch:
- a CDS encoding TA system toxin CbtA family protein, whose amino-acid sequence MKTLPATISRAAKPCLSPVAVWQMLLTRLLEKHYGLTLNDTPFCDQTVIQEHIDAGITLANAVNFLVEKNELIRIDRNGFTLQERTPYLTVTDILHARRACGLMNDCSYREVSNIVLSRSRQ is encoded by the coding sequence ATGAAAACTCTACCTGCTACAATTTCGCGGGCGGCGAAGCCCTGTCTGTCGCCCGTTGCAGTCTGGCAAATGCTTCTTACACGGCTACTGGAAAAACACTATGGTCTGACCCTGAACGATACGCCTTTCTGTGATCAAACCGTTATACAGGAACATATCGATGCCGGTATCACTCTGGCTAATGCTGTTAACTTTCTGGTAGAAAAGAATGAGTTAATTCGTATCGATCGCAATGGATTTACCTTACAGGAACGAACGCCATATTTGACTGTGACAGATATCCTTCATGCCAGGAGAGCATGCGGATTAATGAACGATTGTTCGTATCGGGAAGTAAGTAATATTGTTCTTAGCCGATCGCGGCAGTGA
- a CDS encoding type IV toxin-antitoxin system YeeU family antitoxin, with translation MSNITWGLQRDITPRLGARLVQEGNRLHYLADRANITDKFSDAECLKLDVAFPHFISQMESMLTTGEMNPRHAHCVTLYHNGFTCEADTLGSCGYVYIAVYPTQS, from the coding sequence ATGAGCAACATCACATGGGGCCTGCAGCGGGATATTACGCCACGCCTGGGAGCCCGTCTGGTGCAGGAGGGGAACCGGCTGCACTATCTGGCTGACCGGGCAAATATCACCGATAAGTTTAGTGATGCCGAATGCCTGAAGTTGGATGTCGCATTCCCGCATTTTATCAGTCAGATGGAATCAATGCTGACTACTGGTGAAATGAACCCTCGCCATGCCCACTGTGTCACCCTGTACCACAACGGTTTTACCTGCGAAGCCGATACTCTTGGTAGTTGCGGCTACGTATATATCGCTGTTTATCCCACTCAAAGCTAA
- a CDS encoding DUF987 domain-containing protein encodes MKIISKRRAMTIYRQHPASRIFRYCTGRYQWHGSVCHYTGQVVPDIPGVLAVYAERRHDRNGPYACLMSITLN; translated from the coding sequence ATGAAAATTATCAGTAAACGCCGGGCGATGACGATTTACCGTCAACATCCGGCCTCCCGTATTTTTCGCTACTGCACCGGCAGATACCAGTGGCACGGCAGTGTCTGTCATTACACCGGTCAGGTAGTTCCTGACATTCCCGGCGTGCTGGCGGTATACGCCGAACGTCGCCATGACCGCAACGGACCGTATGCCTGCCTGATGAGTATTACCCTGAACTGA
- a CDS encoding JAB domain-containing protein → MMEQSLTPQASVLPLSAQRTVQHALALLDRHLRETGVAFTSTQAARDWLRLKMAGLEREEFMVLYLNQQNQLIAHETLFAGSISCTEVHPREVVKRALHFNAAAVLFAHNHPSGDTIPSQADKAVTQRLVQALQLVDIRVPDHLIVGGTQILSFAEHGLL, encoded by the coding sequence ATGATGGAACAGTCACTTACCCCACAAGCTTCGGTACTCCCACTGAGCGCTCAACGCACTGTGCAACATGCCCTGGCCCTGCTTGACCGCCACCTGCGCGAAACTGGCGTGGCGTTCACCTCCACACAGGCCGCCCGCGACTGGCTGCGGTTGAAAATGGCCGGGCTTGAGCGAGAGGAGTTTATGGTGCTTTATCTCAATCAGCAGAACCAGTTGATTGCCCACGAAACCCTGTTTGCCGGTTCCATTAGCTGCACCGAGGTACATCCCCGAGAGGTGGTCAAGCGGGCCCTGCACTTTAATGCGGCAGCAGTGTTATTTGCGCACAACCACCCTTCCGGTGACACCATACCCAGTCAGGCCGATAAAGCTGTCACACAGCGTCTGGTGCAGGCGCTCCAGCTCGTTGATATCCGTGTGCCTGACCACCTTATCGTCGGTGGCACGCAGATATTGTCGTTCGCTGAACACGGTCTGCTTTGA
- a CDS encoding antirestriction protein produces MTQHTLILANEPQLIITATAVPDEQRIGFWPQHFGTIPQWITLEPRIFTWMDRFCDEYNGGIWSFYTLSNGGAFMAPDADSDDKWHLLNSMNGNDAEMSAEAAGIAACLIEYSHHTCRTECDAMTAHYYRLRDYALQHPEAHAILSIID; encoded by the coding sequence ATGACACAGCACACCCTCATCCTGGCTAACGAGCCACAGTTGATTATCACCGCCACAGCTGTACCCGATGAACAACGTATCGGCTTCTGGCCACAACACTTTGGCACTATCCCGCAGTGGATAACGCTGGAACCCCGTATTTTCACCTGGATGGACCGCTTCTGTGATGAGTACAACGGTGGTATCTGGTCCTTTTACACGCTCAGCAATGGCGGCGCGTTTATGGCTCCCGATGCTGACAGTGACGATAAATGGCATCTGCTCAACAGCATGAACGGCAATGATGCGGAAATGAGCGCGGAAGCCGCCGGTATCGCTGCCTGCCTGATTGAATACAGCCACCATACCTGCCGTACAGAATGTGACGCGATGACCGCGCACTATTACCGCCTGCGGGACTATGCCCTGCAGCATCCCGAAGCTCACGCCATTCTGAGCATTATTGATTGA
- a CDS encoding DUF905 domain-containing protein — protein MPQSVLLPPGPFTRIQAEAVTVAYRNITIEDDQGSHFRLVARDPEGLMVWRAWSFEPDGGAGLNRYIRQYGIIKEPSAL, from the coding sequence ATGCCCCAATCAGTGTTGCTGCCACCGGGACCGTTCACCCGGATACAAGCGGAAGCGGTCACGGTAGCGTACCGCAATATCACCATTGAAGACGACCAGGGTAGTCACTTCCGACTGGTGGCTCGTGACCCAGAAGGCCTGATGGTCTGGCGGGCATGGAGCTTTGAACCTGATGGCGGAGCTGGGCTTAACCGCTATATCCGGCAGTACGGCATTATAAAGGAGCCCTCAGCACTCTAA
- the yfjT gene encoding protein YfjT produces MKINFLSRLMLAGVLLISFNASAVSGLWQQGYGQGNAEYSVTDGSGKMFTINCTENPDQNGIYQHSVFLTLAGDKTISSHDDSTDITVVMDHKQYAIPSTLGWRNGDNAWFSFIMDIRKARQFDVYVNDRKAGTFTADLKNAEKVLPTPGDCGND; encoded by the coding sequence ATGAAAATAAATTTTTTAAGTCGGCTCATGCTCGCAGGCGTGCTGCTTATCAGCTTCAATGCCTCTGCGGTTTCGGGGCTCTGGCAACAGGGGTACGGTCAGGGCAATGCGGAATACAGTGTGACGGATGGCAGCGGAAAGATGTTTACCATCAACTGCACGGAAAATCCGGACCAGAACGGTATTTACCAGCACTCGGTTTTTCTGACCCTTGCAGGTGATAAAACGATCAGCTCGCATGATGACAGTACTGACATCACAGTGGTGATGGACCATAAGCAATATGCCATTCCCTCAACCCTTGGCTGGCGTAACGGGGATAATGCCTGGTTTAGTTTCATCATGGATATCCGTAAGGCCAGGCAGTTCGACGTCTACGTCAATGACCGCAAAGCGGGGACTTTCACTGCTGACCTGAAGAACGCTGAGAAAGTCCTGCCCACTCCCGGAGACTGCGGTAACGACTAA
- a CDS encoding YfjS/YafY family lipoprotein translates to MKRKTLPLLALVASTLFLSACDDRSDDLKAISKFKDLTPPRFSDVVSRQDDVREEWSQIALSGPTLQVLRTRQSPDGCEGGSYYYLVDMEEKTVQPLMNALCIADNIRLQYHEKTDPRTRERFLEYSHDGKLMGRLLIPSNPDKRE, encoded by the coding sequence ATGAAACGTAAAACACTACCTCTACTGGCGCTGGTTGCCTCCACTCTGTTTCTGAGCGCCTGCGATGACAGGAGTGATGACCTGAAAGCTATCAGTAAATTTAAGGACCTCACGCCTCCGCGCTTCAGCGATGTGGTCAGCCGTCAGGATGATGTCAGGGAAGAGTGGTCGCAGATTGCTCTTTCTGGCCCCACTCTGCAGGTCTTACGCACCCGCCAGTCGCCCGATGGTTGCGAGGGTGGCAGTTACTACTATCTGGTGGATATGGAGGAGAAAACCGTCCAGCCGCTGATGAATGCGCTGTGTATTGCCGACAACATCCGCCTGCAATACCACGAGAAAACTGACCCGCGCACCCGGGAGCGTTTCCTTGAATATTCCCATGACGGCAAACTGATGGGACGGCTGCTGATACCCTCAAATCCTGATAAGCGGGAATAA
- the ypjK gene encoding protein YpjK, with protein sequence MPVIAIIAIVIIVIILNKTGVSDSLTALTLATVAALLTGGGAAGAASVALTPFVGVPVGIFVGIYVFTKVVRLISGKK encoded by the coding sequence GTGCCCGTTATTGCCATTATCGCCATAGTTATCATCGTCATCATTCTGAACAAAACCGGAGTGTCCGACAGCCTCACGGCTCTGACACTTGCCACCGTTGCCGCACTACTGACGGGAGGTGGCGCAGCCGGTGCTGCCAGTGTCGCGCTGACGCCGTTCGTCGGCGTGCCGGTGGGTATTTTCGTGGGGATTTATGTCTTTACCAAAGTGGTTCGTCTGATTTCAGGAAAAAAATAA
- a CDS encoding WYL domain-containing protein, with protein sequence MTQAERRHERLAVRLSLIISRLVAGETLSVRKLAAEFGVSVRTLRRDFRERLMYLDLEYQSGYCRLRTAGSEMQMVPDVLIFAHRSGLAGLFPGLDRRLVNALLMCDESPCVIAPANPVPSPSGALSFWRLIQAITGRRRVTLIAEGRRCERLSPCRLLIHQQTWYLVAEHEGHIALFTLDEIHLIQPLQETFRRNDSLCRLVEDPVFIQALPHFRFIQQSLLTFVPADSPPE encoded by the coding sequence ATGACACAGGCAGAACGCCGCCATGAGCGGCTGGCTGTCAGGCTGTCACTGATAATCAGCCGTCTGGTGGCGGGTGAAACGTTGAGCGTGCGCAAACTGGCCGCTGAGTTTGGCGTGTCAGTGCGCACGCTGCGGCGTGATTTTCGTGAACGACTGATGTATCTGGACCTGGAGTATCAGTCCGGATACTGCCGCTTACGCACTGCTGGCAGTGAGATGCAGATGGTGCCCGACGTGCTTATCTTTGCCCACCGCAGCGGGCTGGCCGGACTTTTTCCCGGGCTTGACCGCCGTCTGGTGAACGCTCTGCTGATGTGCGATGAGTCTCCCTGCGTGATAGCACCAGCCAATCCGGTTCCTTCGCCTTCAGGAGCATTGTCTTTCTGGAGACTGATTCAGGCCATTACCGGGCGTAGGCGGGTGACGCTGATTGCGGAGGGGCGACGCTGTGAGCGCCTGTCTCCCTGCCGGTTACTCATCCACCAGCAGACCTGGTATCTGGTGGCTGAACACGAAGGGCATATCGCCTTATTCACACTTGATGAAATCCATCTGATTCAGCCTTTACAGGAGACTTTCCGCCGCAATGACAGTCTGTGTCGCCTGGTTGAAGACCCGGTCTTCATTCAGGCCTTACCCCATTTTCGCTTTATCCAGCAGTCACTGCTTACGTTTGTTCCGGCTGACAGCCCACCGGAATAG
- a CDS encoding DUF932 domain-containing protein, with protein sequence MTRLASRFGAANLIRRDRPLTREELLRVVPSVFSEDKHESRSERYTYIPTISLLDSLQREGFQPFFACQTRVRDPGRREHTKHMLRLRREGQITGKQVPEIILLNSHDGSSSYQMLPGLFRAVCQNGLVCGESFGEVRVPHKGDVVSQVIEGAYEVLGIFDRVEEKRDAMQSLLLPPPAQQALAKAALTYRFGEDHQPVTESQILSPRRWQDESNDLWTTYQRVQENLIKGGLSGRNAKGGRTHTRAVRGIDGDVKLNRALWVMAETLLTQLQ encoded by the coding sequence ATGACCCGTCTGGCTTCGCGCTTTGGCGCTGCAAACCTTATCCGTCGTGACCGTCCGTTAACCCGTGAAGAGCTGCTTCGCGTGGTGCCCAGCGTATTCAGCGAGGACAAACACGAGTCCCGTAGTGAACGCTACACCTACATACCCACCATATCCCTGCTCGACAGCCTGCAGCGGGAAGGCTTCCAGCCATTCTTTGCCTGTCAGACCCGCGTTCGCGATCCTGGCCGTCGTGAACATACGAAGCACATGCTGCGCCTGCGTCGGGAGGGGCAGATTACCGGTAAGCAGGTGCCGGAAATTATCCTGCTCAACTCCCATGATGGCTCCAGCTCTTACCAGATGTTGCCTGGCCTGTTCAGGGCTGTGTGTCAAAACGGCCTCGTCTGCGGTGAGTCGTTTGGCGAGGTACGGGTGCCACACAAGGGGGATGTGGTGAGTCAGGTTATTGAGGGGGCGTATGAAGTACTGGGAATTTTTGACCGTGTGGAGGAAAAGCGGGATGCCATGCAGTCGTTGCTGTTACCACCACCTGCGCAGCAGGCACTGGCAAAAGCCGCGCTAACGTATCGCTTTGGTGAGGACCACCAGCCGGTTACTGAATCGCAGATACTCTCCCCGCGCCGCTGGCAGGATGAGAGCAATGACCTTTGGACCACCTATCAGCGTGTGCAGGAAAACCTGATTAAGGGCGGACTCAGCGGGCGTAATGCTAAAGGCGGACGGACGCATACCCGTGCCGTGCGTGGCATTGACGGGGACGTAAAGCTTAACCGTGCGCTGTGGGTGATGGCAGAAACCCTGCTCACGCAACTGCAGTAG
- a CDS encoding GTPase family protein, producing MNNAQGLQPLNHSLSGLPQWVSERILQQINQLTHYEPVIGIMGKTGAGKSSLCNALFVGEVSPVSDVAACTREPLRFHLQVGERFMTIVDLPGVGESGVRDNEYAALYREQLPRLDLVLWLIKADDRALAVDEHFYHQVIGEAFRHKVLFVISQSDKAEPTSGGGPLSKEQKQNISRKICLLHELFQPVHPVCAASVRLQWGLRVMAERMIKCLPREATSPVVSQLQSSFRTTVVQEQARSDFGETVGAVLDSISAFPLIPAPVRAVIRAVRDTVVSVARSVWNFFF from the coding sequence ATGAATAATGCACAGGGCTTACAGCCACTAAACCATTCGCTTTCCGGCCTACCGCAATGGGTGTCTGAACGTATATTGCAGCAGATAAATCAGTTAACCCATTACGAGCCAGTGATCGGCATTATGGGTAAAACAGGGGCGGGAAAGAGTAGCCTTTGCAATGCCTTGTTTGTCGGCGAAGTATCGCCGGTCAGCGATGTGGCAGCCTGTACCCGTGAACCTTTGCGATTTCACCTGCAAGTCGGTGAGCGGTTTATGACAATCGTGGACCTGCCCGGCGTGGGCGAAAGTGGCGTTCGCGATAACGAATATGCTGCGCTGTACCGCGAACAGCTTCCCCGGCTTGACCTGGTGCTGTGGCTGATTAAGGCCGATGACCGGGCGCTGGCAGTGGATGAACACTTTTATCATCAGGTGATTGGTGAGGCATTCCGGCATAAGGTGCTGTTTGTTATCAGCCAGTCGGATAAGGCCGAGCCCACTAGCGGTGGGGGGCCATTGTCCAAAGAGCAGAAGCAGAATATCAGCCGTAAAATCTGTCTGCTGCATGAGCTGTTCCAGCCCGTACATCCGGTGTGTGCCGCGTCGGTCCGTCTTCAGTGGGGACTGCGGGTGATGGCCGAGCGAATGATTAAGTGCCTGCCACGTGAGGCCACCAGCCCGGTGGTGTCGCAACTCCAGTCTTCCTTTCGCACAACGGTAGTCCAGGAGCAGGCTCGTAGCGATTTTGGTGAAACCGTCGGTGCTGTACTCGATAGCATCAGTGCCTTTCCCCTGATACCCGCCCCGGTGCGGGCAGTCATACGCGCGGTGCGCGATACCGTGGTGTCGGTTGCCCGTAGCGTCTGGAATTTCTTCTTCTGA
- a CDS encoding rolling circle replication-associated protein, producing the protein MNDNYPYIAKYKMDWFLHSLINHHLNSVIERYSKVIGIRLDFSYNQNSERYKKDYSCLQQDLRKLFKQVEQEHGIAGFFWVIEYGEDSRFHSHTVVYLDGQKIRKTFPVAERIGNLWREITQGDGKYHRCEHKENYKADINKIINHRDTDYIQGLRYIISYLAKQEQKYGMNIYGSSEVPQPSGLGRPRNL; encoded by the coding sequence ATGAACGATAACTACCCATACATTGCCAAATATAAAATGGACTGGTTTTTACATAGTCTGATAAATCACCACCTGAACAGTGTTATCGAACGTTATTCAAAGGTGATCGGCATCCGGCTGGACTTTTCGTACAACCAGAACTCAGAACGTTACAAAAAGGACTACAGTTGCCTTCAGCAGGATCTTCGGAAGCTATTTAAGCAAGTCGAACAGGAACATGGTATAGCTGGATTTTTCTGGGTAATTGAATATGGTGAGGACAGTAGGTTTCATTCTCATACAGTGGTGTATCTGGACGGACAAAAAATACGTAAAACATTTCCGGTAGCAGAACGTATTGGTAATTTATGGAGGGAGATAACTCAGGGAGACGGTAAATATCATCGATGTGAACACAAGGAGAACTATAAAGCTGATATAAATAAGATCATTAACCATCGGGATACTGACTATATCCAAGGATTAAGATATATCATTAGCTATCTTGCTAAGCAGGAACAGAAGTATGGCATGAATATCTACGGGAGTAGTGAAGTGCCACAACCAAGTGGATTAGGCCGCCCAAGGAACTTATAA
- a CDS encoding helix-turn-helix transcriptional regulator: protein MYTKPTLLEDQFIDMKFITQLTGLSDKWFYKLIQDGLFPKPIKLGRASRWLKSDLEEWLYYRIYESRT, encoded by the coding sequence ATGTATACAAAGCCCACACTGCTTGAAGACCAATTTATTGATATGAAATTCATTACCCAACTTACTGGTCTGAGCGACAAATGGTTTTACAAGCTGATACAGGATGGCTTATTCCCGAAGCCAATTAAGCTGGGCAGAGCTTCCCGTTGGTTAAAAAGCGATCTGGAAGAATGGTTGTATTATCGTATTTACGAATCCAGAACATAA
- a CDS encoding multidrug effflux MFS transporter, with protein sequence MLTQQARTQSATAKKTGLSFLLILSALMAVTSLSTDIYLPAMPVMAKDLQGDAELTITGFLIGFCIAQLIWGPISDRYGRRLPLFIGLGLFIIGSVGCALSTDIVQIIFWRVFQALGACTGPMLARAMIRDLFSRTRAAQMLSTLMVIMAIAPIAGPLIGGQMIKVTSWHAIFWLLAIIGTLMLMSLFWLPETLPAEKRSQASVTRAFHNYYALLTNARYMRFTLCLTFYYVAAYAFITGSPFVYITYFGVDPQHYGWLFAVNIVGLMAVSMVNRRLVHRYPLEALLRNAVFIAAIAAIVLAVTTGLGVGGITVIVGAVFVFFSMNGIIAATSTACALDAVPNVAGSASALMGALQYGSGIISSLLLALFSDGTPWTMGWIIALFTAASALMALTVQLKK encoded by the coding sequence ATGCTTACTCAACAAGCACGTACACAGTCGGCTACAGCTAAAAAAACCGGTCTCTCGTTTCTGCTCATTCTCAGCGCCCTGATGGCTGTAACCTCTTTATCAACCGACATCTATCTTCCCGCTATGCCGGTCATGGCAAAAGATTTACAGGGTGATGCAGAGCTGACAATCACAGGGTTCCTTATCGGCTTTTGCATTGCACAACTGATTTGGGGACCGATTAGCGATCGTTATGGGCGTCGTCTGCCGCTGTTTATCGGTTTAGGTCTATTCATCATCGGCTCGGTGGGGTGCGCGTTATCAACAGATATCGTGCAAATTATCTTCTGGCGTGTTTTTCAGGCGTTAGGTGCCTGTACCGGGCCGATGTTGGCACGAGCAATGATCCGTGACCTGTTTAGCCGCACTCGTGCAGCACAAATGCTTTCGACACTGATGGTAATCATGGCCATCGCGCCGATTGCCGGGCCCCTGATCGGCGGGCAGATGATTAAAGTCACCTCGTGGCATGCCATTTTCTGGCTGCTGGCGATTATCGGAACATTAATGCTGATGTCTTTATTCTGGTTACCAGAAACATTACCTGCCGAAAAACGCTCGCAAGCCTCCGTAACCAGAGCCTTTCACAACTACTATGCCTTGCTCACCAACGCCAGATACATGCGATTTACTTTGTGCCTGACGTTCTACTACGTTGCAGCCTACGCCTTTATCACCGGTTCCCCGTTTGTGTACATCACTTACTTCGGTGTTGACCCGCAGCATTACGGTTGGCTGTTTGCAGTAAACATTGTTGGACTGATGGCGGTGAGCATGGTCAACAGACGTCTGGTTCACCGCTATCCACTGGAAGCGTTGCTCAGGAATGCCGTATTCATCGCCGCTATTGCCGCAATAGTGCTGGCGGTCACCACCGGCCTGGGTGTAGGTGGAATTACCGTGATTGTCGGCGCTGTGTTCGTGTTCTTCTCTATGAATGGCATCATCGCGGCGACATCCACGGCTTGCGCTCTGGACGCAGTGCCTAATGTGGCTGGCTCCGCGTCGGCGCTAATGGGGGCATTACAATACGGCAGCGGCATCATCTCTTCACTGCTTCTTGCATTGTTCAGTGATGGCACACCCTGGACGATGGGCTGGATAATTGCGTTGTTTACAGCAGCCAGCGCCCTGATGGCACTGACCGTTCAGCTAAAAAAATAA
- a CDS encoding nitroreductase, giving the protein MSTQEPTFSEVVKNRYSARAFLPSPIPSNILKDILLEAQCAPSNCNTQPWSLHIVAGDKFRELSHALTEDLRAGNYSLDFTFDKEAYPEPFRQRASEQGRSYYQALGVARGDNLSRSEVVERNVRFFGAPHVALLFIPAVGDNVRVASDAGMYAQTFLLSLAARGYAGVPQAVLSYFAQTVRRLLNVPEGFRLLYGISFGIPDKTHPSLSYREGRVSLDESVVWHQ; this is encoded by the coding sequence ATGAGTACGCAAGAGCCAACATTTAGTGAGGTAGTAAAAAACAGATACTCGGCTAGAGCCTTTCTTCCATCTCCCATCCCCAGCAATATCCTCAAAGACATTTTGCTCGAAGCGCAATGCGCACCATCCAACTGCAATACTCAACCCTGGTCCCTGCATATCGTTGCAGGAGATAAATTTCGTGAATTAAGCCACGCACTGACGGAAGATCTGAGGGCTGGGAACTACAGTCTTGATTTTACGTTTGATAAAGAAGCTTATCCCGAGCCATTCAGGCAACGGGCTTCGGAGCAGGGGCGCTCGTACTATCAGGCACTGGGCGTTGCGCGGGGGGATAACTTAAGTCGCTCAGAAGTGGTCGAGCGTAATGTGAGATTTTTCGGCGCGCCTCATGTTGCCCTGCTATTCATTCCTGCTGTAGGGGACAACGTTCGCGTAGCCTCAGACGCCGGTATGTATGCTCAGACATTCCTGCTTTCTCTGGCAGCTCGCGGTTACGCAGGTGTTCCACAGGCAGTACTGAGTTATTTTGCCCAAACGGTGCGTAGGCTATTGAATGTTCCTGAAGGTTTCAGGCTGCTTTACGGTATTTCTTTTGGGATCCCAGATAAAACGCATCCCTCCCTGAGTTACAGGGAAGGGCGGGTATCTCTGGACGAAAGTGTCGTCTGGCATCAATAA
- a CDS encoding alpha/beta hydrolase, whose translation MLLTAMAGVTSVNAADYKKNPFTLAYDGAITENVKGKVNIHPVKYDLHGIQIAANVYTPANYDPAKKYPAVVVAHPNGGVKEQVAGLYAQRLAEQGYITITADAAYQGASGGMPRSVDKPANRIEDIHGMADYISQYPGVDTARLGLLGICGGGGYSLVAAETDKRFKSIATISMFNSGLVRRNGMQDSQLDTIQQRLQQASDARAQEAAGGEVLYSGDANLTDEQIAKLPFALYRQGYEYYWKTYAHPNSTFKYTTSSFLDLMSFDVTDHINLINKPLLMIAGTKADTLYMTEDAFAKATGTKDKELFLIDGATHIETYWVPKYVDQAMQKLDVFFDKNI comes from the coding sequence ATGCTACTCACGGCAATGGCTGGAGTGACCTCAGTCAATGCGGCTGATTACAAAAAAAATCCATTCACACTGGCCTATGACGGTGCCATTACTGAGAACGTCAAAGGCAAGGTCAACATTCACCCCGTGAAATACGATCTGCATGGCATCCAGATTGCTGCGAATGTCTATACCCCTGCTAACTACGATCCCGCCAAAAAATATCCTGCGGTGGTGGTTGCACATCCTAATGGTGGCGTAAAAGAACAGGTCGCCGGGTTGTATGCCCAGCGTCTCGCCGAGCAGGGCTACATCACGATTACCGCCGACGCGGCTTATCAGGGCGCTAGCGGTGGGATGCCGCGCAGCGTAGATAAACCCGCTAATCGCATTGAGGATATCCACGGCATGGCTGACTACATCAGCCAGTATCCTGGTGTAGATACCGCCCGCCTTGGTCTGCTGGGTATTTGTGGAGGCGGCGGGTATTCACTTGTTGCGGCTGAAACTGACAAGCGGTTCAAATCGATAGCAACCATCAGCATGTTTAATTCAGGTCTTGTGCGCCGCAACGGTATGCAGGATTCGCAGCTGGATACTATCCAGCAGCGTCTTCAGCAGGCTTCTGACGCACGTGCTCAGGAAGCAGCCGGAGGAGAAGTGCTTTACTCCGGCGATGCCAACCTGACTGATGAACAGATTGCTAAATTACCTTTTGCCTTGTATCGCCAGGGCTACGAGTACTACTGGAAAACCTACGCGCACCCGAATTCCACGTTTAAATACACCACCAGCAGTTTTCTGGATTTGATGAGCTTTGACGTAACGGACCATATCAATCTCATCAATAAACCGCTGCTGATGATTGCCGGGACAAAAGCGGATACGCTCTATATGACTGAAGATGCGTTCGCGAAAGCCACCGGTACGAAGGACAAAGAACTCTTCCTGATCGATGGTGCTACCCATATCGAGACGTATTGGGTGCCAAAATACGTTGACCAGGCAATGCAAAAGTTAGACGTCTTCTTCGATAAGAATATTTAG